A genomic window from Gossypium hirsutum isolate 1008001.06 chromosome D12, Gossypium_hirsutum_v2.1, whole genome shotgun sequence includes:
- the LOC107945319 gene encoding uncharacterized protein — translation MFGYSVGPPNHPFGSMECLLRAYSITGLCQKLADFWGISIPFPDHRLAIPSHFLPSQPKSPKNKSKQKLPAKSPHKAPPAPDSLFQDLEKVEESREKWTLTDTDVMQDGKQLKRSASEVHPRVSGCNSMEIL, via the exons ATGTTTGGTTATTCCGTGGGCCCACCTAATCACCCGTTTGGTTCAATGGAATGCCTATTACGGGCTTATTCCATTACGGGTCTATGCCAAAAATTGGCTGATTTCTGGGGGATTTCTATTCCCTTCCCAGACCACCGATTGGCTATTCCTTCCCATTTTTTACCCTCCCAACCCAAAAGCCCCAAAAACAAGAGCAAGCAGAAGCTGCCAGCAAAGTCACCCCACAAGGCTCCACCCGCTCCCGATTCACTATTTCAG GATCTGGAAAAAGTGGAGGAAAGTAGAGAAAAATGGACTCTTACAGATACCGATGTTATGCAAGATGGAAAGCAGCTTAAAAGGTCTGCAAGTGAAGTACATCCTAGAGTTAGTGGATGCAATAGTATGGAAATTCTTTAG
- the LOC107941066 gene encoding eEF1A lysine and N-terminal methyltransferase-like, producing MKVYHGYLASSYHTAIISGFSLISSYLESVASSGNRVKAVVIGLGAGLLPMFLHGCMQSMQIEGVELDPVMLNLARDYFGFTEDKRMKVHIADGIQFVRDYRNLFSAGNEVLLSSNGSCKLSDAESRSTAIDIIIVDVDSSDSSSGLRCPAADFVEDSFLQNVKDTLSEQGLFVINLVSRSPAIKDAVVSRMKEVFSHLFCIQLEGEVNLVLFGLCSESHIEEDCIPDAALKLDKLLKSEHPEISQSITDAAKKLKRLK from the exons ATGAAGGTGTATCATGGTTATTTGGCCAGTTCTTATCATACAGCAATCATTTCTGGGTTTTCTCTGATTTCATCCTATTTGGAAAGTGTGGCATCATCAGGGAATAGG GTTAAAGCAGTTGTGATAGGTCTTGGTGCGGGCTTACTTCCTATGTTTCTTCATGGATGTATGCAATCTATGCAAATTGAG GGAGTGGAGCTAGATCCTGTTATGCTTAACCTTGCAAGAGACTATTTTGGTTTTACTGAAGATAAACGAATGAAG GTACATATTGCTGATGGCATCCAGTTTGTCCGGGACTACAGAAACTTATTTTCAGCTGGCAATGAAGTGCTCCTTTCTTCCAACGGAAGTTGCAAACTTTCAGATGCTGAAAGCAGAAGTACCGCTATTGACATAATTATTGTTGATGTGGACTCTTCTGACTCAAG CTCTGGACTGAGATGTCCTGCTGCTGATTTTGTGGAAGATTCTTTTCTTCAAAACGTAAAAGATACTCTTTCCGAGCAAGGTCTCTTTGTTATTAATTTGGTCTCAAGGTCTCCTGCCATCAAGGATGCAGTTGTCTCAAGGATGAAAGAG GTTTTTAGCCACTTATTTTGCATTCAGCTGGAGGGAGAGGTCAACCTAGTACTTTTCGGTCTTTGTTCGGAGTCTCACATTGAGGAGGATTGCATACCTGATGCTGCCCTTAAACTTGATAAATTGCTCAAGTCCGAACATCCCGAGATAAGCCAGAGCATCACAGATGCAGCAAAGAAGCTCAAACGTTTAAAGTGA